AGTTTTCCATCAAAATGAATGGCATAAACATAAAATACATCATGTTAAAACAAATGATATTTTAAGAGTTAGGCCAGGAGAAAAAATAATGATTGATGGAGAAGTAATTTCAGGAACCTCAACTCTTAATCAAGCTGCAATTACAGGTGAGTCAATACCAGTAGTAAAAAGTATTGGTGATAATATATTTGCTGGAAGTATTAATCAAGAAGGTACATTTGACTACAAAGCAAAAGGTACAGCAGAAAATTCAACTATCAACAATGTAAAAAAACTTGTCAATGCTGCTCAGTTTAATAAAGGAGTTACTGAAAGATTTATAGATAAATTTTCTAGGATTTATACTCCAATTGTTTTTTTGATAGGATTGATTATTGCATTTATTTTTCCATTAATTTTTGGAGGAAATTGGCATGAATGGCTAGAAAAAGGTTTGTTTATTCTTGTTACTGGTTGTCCTTGTGCTTTAGTAATTTCAACCCCTGTTACTATTGTAAGTGCATTAACTAATTTAGCACGAAATGGAATTATAGTTAAAGGGGGAGCTTATATTGAGGAAGGAAGTAAAATCAACTTAATAGTATTTGATAAAACTGGAACGTTAACTGAGGGGAGTTTAAAAGTTACAGATGTAGTTTCATTCTCTGAATATACTGAAAATGATATACTTCATGTTGCCTCTGCAATTGAAGCTAAAGCTACTCATCCTATTGCTAAAGCAGTTATTACTGCACATGAAAATTGTCATCAAAGTGAAGGTGAAATATTTGTTTTGGATTTCAAATCAATTATTGGAAGAGGTGCATGTGGAATAGTAGAGGGAGTTGAAATTTATGTTGGAAATCATAGGTTAGCTCATGAGTTAAATGTTTGTTCAATAGAAATAGAAGATATTTTATATAAACTTGAAAGTGATGGGAAGACAATCGTTTTAGTGATGACTAAATTAAAAGTTCTTGGAATAATTGGAGTTACTGATTCATTGAGATCAGATGCAATTGAAACTGTATTAAAACTGAAAAATTTAGGTATAAAAACAGCAATTATTAGTGGTGATAATGTTGTAACAACAAATAAAATTGGAAAACAGTTAGGGATATTAGACTCAACTGGAGATTTGTTACCAGAAGATAAAATTTCAAAAATTGTTTCATATCAAAAAAATAATCAAACAATAGGAATGGTAGGAGATGGAATAAACGATGCCCCTGCAATTGCTAAAGCTGATATAGGTTTTGCTTTAGGTTCAATTGGTTCAGGAATGGCTTTAGAAGCTGCTACTGTAAATATAATCGATAATAATTTAAATAAAATTATTGACTTTATTTTAACTTCTAAAAAAACTTTAATTTTATTAAAACAAAATTTGTGGTTAGCAATTGGGATTAAATTTGTTTTTGCAATCTTAGCTCTTTTTGGTTATTCATTTTTGTGGTTAGCTGTTTTTGCTGATATGGGAGCTTCTTTGATAGTAACTACTAATGGATTAAGAATGTTGAAATATAATTCAAAATTAAATTCTAAATAATCTTATATCTTTATTTTCATAAATAGTTTTGTTGCCTAAGTTTAACCCAACATCCAACATAACATCAGCTAATTTTTCAGATGTAACACCTATGTTTGGATAAATAAATTTCATAATATATTTATAACCAATTCTGAATATTTTATAATTGAAGTTAGGTTCAATTCTTTTTACTATTGGATAAATGTATCCAGGTCTAAATATATATGTTCGATAGAAACTCAGTTTTAGTAATTTGTTTTCAGCGATTCCTTTATCACGAGCAAACATAATCTTACTTTTTTCTTTTGAATCTGCACCTTGTCCACTCAGAAAACAAAATGTTGTGCAATTAGAATTTTCAATCAAAGCCTTTGCAAATTCTTCTGTATAATTTACTGTTATTTTATAAAATTCTTCTTTTGATACTTGTCCAGTATAAACTCCTAAGCAATAAAAACAAATATCTTGATTCTGTAAATAATGTGAAATTAAATTGAAATCTAAAAAATCATTATGAATAACTTCAATTATTTTTGGATGTTTAATTAATAATGGTTTTCTACTAATGCAAGTAACATTTTTAATATTATTATTGTTAATACATTTCAATAAAATCAAATTTCCAATCATTCCACTAGATCCTGTAATTATAACATTTTTCATTTTATTATCAAAATTTCAATTTTTAAATTTTTGTTTAAACATAAATTAGAACAAATTTTGTTAATATATTAAATTATTCAAAAAAAAACAGGTCTCTAAATGAAACCTGTTTTTTGTATTTATATTAAAATTATTACTAAGCACCAACTTGTTTGTTTCCTCCGAACATCTGACTTAATGCAGAATCAATTTTTTCACGAATAACTTTTTCTGTGATTTCTTGACTAGTTTCTTTTGTAATATATTCAGCAACTGCACGTTGTGCAACTTGAATTATATACTCTCTATTAGCCCCTGTAAGAGCTTCAGACATTTTCTGCAAGGAATCAGTTTGACGTTGAATATAGTCAACCATTGAAGCCAAATCTCTTTGTTGTTGTTGAGAAGTTCTAACTAAATTAATAAGTTCGTATTTTTGACCTTCTGAACTTTCTTCAAGATCACGAATCAATTTATCTAACCTTTGTTCTTCTTCAGTATAGAACAATGTAATAGCTAAAAGTGAGAGTAATGAAAACTCTAGTGTAATAGCAGCAAGTAAAATTGATGGTTGAGTTCCAGGAATAAACTTCAAACCACGAATACCAATAATTACGATAAGAATAGCAGCACCACCATAAGCAAACCCTTGAACTTGATTAGCATATTTTTCTGCAAAGTGCCTTTTCATATATAAACGCAAACCTTTAAAAACAGGTAAACGTGAACGTTTCCAAGCATTAGCGCCTCTAATATCTTCAATTTCATTAACAATTGTATTACCGAATTCTTTTGCCATTGGTAATAAGTCTTCAGTTGAATCTGCAGATGTAATTCTTTCAATTTCTTCACGAGAAACTTTATCCCCAGTTTGTTCATCTATTCTGTCAACAGTATGATCAATTTCACGTTCAATTTTATTTGAAATATAACCTATTGACTTAGGTAAAAATGAAGTAACTAAAACCGCAACAATAAAACCAACAAACATAGAAAAAATACCAAAAGTAAGCCAAGGAACAATAGTTATAGGTTCTTCACCTAATTTCTCAGCACGAACTATCCAATCACCAGAAGCTTTATCGTATTGATTAGCTTCCATCGTTTTTGCTTTATCGCTCATATCCAATAAGAAATCTTTTTCAACAACTTCAAATCCTTTTGCTTTAGATCTTACTTCTGATGGGGCGAATAACCCTACCATAGCATTTCTAAAGCCTGTTTTGATAACTAAGTTTTGAAACATCCAATACCCAGCGAAAAGAACCCCAAGAAAAACAATAATTTGGACAATGTTAGTCCGATATTTTTCGGTTTGTGTGCTCATTGATTTTTTTTTTCTTTGTTAGAAAAATTTGAGTTTAAAGAAATAGAGAGTAATTAAAGTTATAAAATTAAATATAAGAAGAAAAAACAAACTTATTCCAATTTTTTTTAATTACAATCAATATGTTTTATTAATTGGTTATTTGCAAGGGAAAAAATAGAAATTAAAATAAGCTATCTATAAAATTAACAAAAAAAGTAGAATAAAAAAAATATTAAGACTAACAAATTTAAAAAAACTTATTCTTTTAAAAAAAGGCATTTTTTTTTGTTATAAAATTAAAACAGATTAATAGGTTTTGTTTATGTTTGTTATTGTAATTTAATAATTAATCATAGCAAAAAAAATATGTCAAAACAATTTATTTTATTTTTTCTAATTACAATTTTCATTACAAATTTATGTTATTCTCAGGATCCAAACTGGAAACATCAGATTGAAGGAGAAATATCTGCACAATTACCAGGTGGTGATTTTAAAAACTTAACTGAATTAAATACAGGGTTTGGTGGTTCGTTAAGTTATTTTTATAGGGTTTCAAACAATTTATTCGTATCAGCTTCAGTAGGTTATTATGATTTTGTGTTAGGTTTAAGTAAAGGTACTTTTAATTCAATTCCATTATTAATAGGGCTTAAATATAATTTAGTTACAAAGGGTGTTCAGCCATATTTAGGAATTGAAGGTGGGATTTATTTTTTTAAGTCAACAATAAATAATGTTTTATATAAGGATGATAGTACAAGATTTGGAATAGTTCCTAAGTTTGGAGTCAGAATTCCTATAGAAGATGGGTTAGATGTTGATTTCTCAGCAAAGTTCCATCAGATGTTGAACTTTGATCCAAGTTTAAATTTTTTCGGAATAAATTTAGGACTATCATACACAATAGATAGAATTAAAAAAGAGTCTAATAAAAAGTAATATTTTATAAATTTCATTAAAAAACAATTTTAATTATGGGTGAAAGTTCAGTTGTATTAGCTATTATTTTAATATTCTTTGGAATATTCTTTTTTGCTATTCTAATGTATTTTATACCGTTAGGATTATGGGTTAATGCTCTTTCTGCTGGTGTAAGAGTTGGTCCTATTGCACTATTAGGTATGAGATTAAGAAAAGTACCACCTCATATTATAATCACGTCTAAAATTACAGCTCAAAAAGCTGGAGTTGATATTAGTATCGATCAATTAGAATCACATTATTTATCTAGTGGTAATGTACAAAGGGTTGTGAATGCTTTGATCTCAGCTGATAGAGCTGGTATTCATTTAACATGGGCAAGGGCAACAGCAATAGATTTGGCTGGGAGGGATGTACTTGAAGCAGTGAAATTATCCGTTAACCCAAAAGTTATTGAAACTCCTGCAGTAGCGGCAATGGCTGGAAATGGTATTCAAGTTAGAGCAGTTGCCAAAGTTACAGTTAGGGCAAATTTAGATAGGTTAGTTGGAGGTGCTGGTGAAGAAACAATTATTGCTAGGGTTGGTGAAGGAATTGTAACAACGATTGGTTCAAGTGAATCTCATTCCCAAGTGTTAGAAAATCCTGATAGAATATCTAGGACTGTACTTGAAAAAGGATTAGACGCTGGTACAGCATTTGAAATATTATCAATTGATATAGCTGATGTTGATGTGGGTGAAAATATTGGTGCTAAATTAGCTTCTGATAGAGCACAAGCAGATTTATCTGTTGCTCGAGCAAAGGCTGAAGAAAGAAGAGCTTCGGCTGTTGCTCTGGAACAAGAAATGAAAGCAAGGGTTCAAGAGATGAGAGCTAAAGTTGTTGAAGCAGAGGCTCAAGTTCCATTAGCAATGGCAGATGCATTAAAAAATGGTAGAGTAGGTGTTATGGATTATTATAATATGAAGAATGTTCAAGCTGATACTCAAATGAGAGAATCAATTTCAAGAGGAGGGAAACCAGAAGGTGAAACAAACCTTTAATCATCTTATAATAAAATAAAAAATCGGATTGAATATTAATTATCAATCCGATTTTTTTATATGAATAATTATCGTTCTAATTAAGTAATTTAGAATAAGTATTTATTCTGTAAACTCATATTGAAAAGATTGATCTTCATTTGGAAATTTCAATTTTAGTTCATACAAAGGCTTGAAACCTTCAGGAGAAGGAATTGCCTTAAAATCTGATCTAATTTCTCTTTCAATATTTGGATATAATTTTGTTAAACCATAACTGCCAATTTTTTTTGGTTCATCTGGCCTAACATGCTTTTCATTAATTTGTAACTTATAATGATTTACTGTTGAATAATTTGCTGCACCAATTGTTAATCTTAATTTCAATTTGACATTCTGCTTTGTAAAATTTGGAACAAACATCCATTCTTCGTTTTGATTATATGTTTCTTTAGATTGAATTTCACCATTAGAGTCAATAATTTCAGTAATAATATCTGTTGTTTTCATATAATCTAAATCATCAAATTTAACTGAAACCCAAATTGCCCCATCTTCTTTTCTCATTTGAAGTGGCATTGAAAAAGTATCTTTGTTTACTACTTCGTAGGTTGTTTTTGAATAACCTTTAACTGTATATGAAGCATCTATATCTAGTGGAATTGTACCTGTGTTTTTATATTTAACTAATATCTCATCATTAAGTTTATTCTTTACAACTGAAATTTTCGTTTCCAACATAATAGATTCAACTTTTAATGAAAACTCAGATACATCGCCTTTTCCTTGATAAGCATCTGAATTGACTACAATTTCTATAATACCAGTTCCTAGCTCAGATGTTGAAATAAATGACGTTGAAATAAACCTATCATTCCCTTTTGCTTGTGGAATATAACCTACATTTTGACCAGTAGAATTAATAACTTTACCTAATACATTTGATTGAGAACCTTTATCAACTATCAAATTAAATTTCAATCCTATTGCTCCAGAAGGAACTGAAAAATAAAATCTTTTTGATAAACCAGGATCCAATTTACATTTTGGAGTGTTAACAATAAAATCTTTTTCTGGAGAAAATTTATATGGAACAATTATAGTATTTAATAATTCAAATTCAAAACCATCATAAATATTATTATCAGAGTATTGAATTCTCTTACTAATAATTTTACCACAATAAATACCTGGTTCTTTTAATTTATCTTTATCATAAATACAATCAATTTTTGCAGACTGAGTATTTTTTATATAAACATTTTTTTGAATAGTAGATAACCAATCTGCTGTTGAAGTTAAATTGTAAACTCTAAAAAAATCTGTTGTGTCACCAAGCAAAGATGAGTTTCTAACAACAATAAATTCTTGTCTATCTTCATCTTGTGGAAAATAGTTACTTCTCCAAAAAGCCGTACTTCCGCGTCCATCAGGATAGTTAGGAGATTCTGTCGAAATTGTATATTCCTGAAAATTGTCTGCAAACCCAGATTCCTTCCACTTCCTTAACAACTTATAAGCATTTTTAACATTAATAATTCCTCCTCCTTGTTCTATCAAAATATAATTTTCCATATATGTAGCAGACATTCTAAGAGCACGTTTTATCAATCCTTGAGTTGGAAACCAATTAGGATAGTCTTGTTTCAAAGCAGAAAGAAGCAATGCAACAATACCCGCAGCATTTGGGCTTGCCATTGATGTACCACTCTCTCTTGATTCATAAGCATGATTAGGTATAGTACTAACAGCTGTACCGGGTGCAACAATATCAGGTTTATCAACTTCACCCCCGCGTGAGGAGAAATCCCATAAAATGTCTTGGTTTAGTGTCATTGAATATCCATCTCTCGCAATCCCTTTTGGAAGTAATGCACCAACTGTAATTATTCTTGACGAAGATGAAGGAATACCGACTGTAGAAATACCAGGACCTTCATTGCCAGCAGAAGTTACTACAAATAAATTCTTATGTTTCGGAATTAAATCATCAATAAATTTTTCAATATCTGATCTACCTTCCAAAGCTGAACCAATACCAAAACTCATATTAACTATAACTGGTATATTCTTTATAGCCATAGA
Above is a window of Chlorobiota bacterium DNA encoding:
- a CDS encoding heavy metal translocating P-type ATPase; protein product: MIKTKFEILELCCSAEENVIRKKLSVIPNIKDLNFDFISHTLSIEHSSDIKFLIKTLDSVGMSATVIINDNEKVETNEQSFWLNLNSIKIFIAVVLAISSEVIHFIIGGHNHSHSNEKISSSSEITSFFNIENLLILFAFVAIVLCGTNFAKKTWNSIKTFSLNIHILMFVAVIGAILLGEYSEAAMVISLFALAELIEKRSLLKVRNALGNAIDLSPNEVEVFHQNEWHKHKIHHVKTNDILRVRPGEKIMIDGEVISGTSTLNQAAITGESIPVVKSIGDNIFAGSINQEGTFDYKAKGTAENSTINNVKKLVNAAQFNKGVTERFIDKFSRIYTPIVFLIGLIIAFIFPLIFGGNWHEWLEKGLFILVTGCPCALVISTPVTIVSALTNLARNGIIVKGGAYIEEGSKINLIVFDKTGTLTEGSLKVTDVVSFSEYTENDILHVASAIEAKATHPIAKAVITAHENCHQSEGEIFVLDFKSIIGRGACGIVEGVEIYVGNHRLAHELNVCSIEIEDILYKLESDGKTIVLVMTKLKVLGIIGVTDSLRSDAIETVLKLKNLGIKTAIISGDNVVTTNKIGKQLGILDSTGDLLPEDKISKIVSYQKNNQTIGMVGDGINDAPAIAKADIGFALGSIGSGMALEAATVNIIDNNLNKIIDFILTSKKTLILLKQNLWLAIGIKFVFAILALFGYSFLWLAVFADMGASLIVTTNGLRMLKYNSKLNSK
- a CDS encoding outer membrane beta-barrel protein — encoded protein: MSKQFILFFLITIFITNLCYSQDPNWKHQIEGEISAQLPGGDFKNLTELNTGFGGSLSYFYRVSNNLFVSASVGYYDFVLGLSKGTFNSIPLLIGLKYNLVTKGVQPYLGIEGGIYFFKSTINNVLYKDDSTRFGIVPKFGVRIPIEDGLDVDFSAKFHQMLNFDPSLNFFGINLGLSYTIDRIKKESNKK
- the floA gene encoding flotillin-like protein FloA (flotillin-like protein involved in membrane lipid rafts), whose protein sequence is MGESSVVLAIILIFFGIFFFAILMYFIPLGLWVNALSAGVRVGPIALLGMRLRKVPPHIIITSKITAQKAGVDISIDQLESHYLSSGNVQRVVNALISADRAGIHLTWARATAIDLAGRDVLEAVKLSVNPKVIETPAVAAMAGNGIQVRAVAKVTVRANLDRLVGGAGEETIIARVGEGIVTTIGSSESHSQVLENPDRISRTVLEKGLDAGTAFEILSIDIADVDVGENIGAKLASDRAQADLSVARAKAEERRASAVALEQEMKARVQEMRAKVVEAEAQVPLAMADALKNGRVGVMDYYNMKNVQADTQMRESISRGGKPEGETNL
- a CDS encoding S8 family serine peptidase: MLKNNIVSLTLLILSFSILNSQTTGNLIDGSIQTKYLVPPWNFMSLNSTGVDSFLLEHPTFDGRGVVCLIFDTGIDFSKIGLNETSIGKRKIIDAFDFANSNVVKFKKIKSIKNRKGEQNYSADALHIMFKDLPTSIDINECYIGEMNEYNWRNANVRDFNGDNESNSFFGCLLFKVNNVWKVLVDTDADSSIANETQISNFKESNEWFVFKQKNKGKPPMGFVANIDTSNKVVSFVYDAGGHGTHVAGIVSGFGINGEKGFNGVAPGSQLVCCKFSCDSVDDITITGSMKKAFEWAANYSDSMAIKNIPVIVNMSFGIGSALEGRSDIEKFIDDLIPKHKNLFVVTSAGNEGPGISTVGIPSSSSRIITVGALLPKGIARDGYSMTLNQDILWDFSSRGGEVDKPDIVAPGTAVSTIPNHAYESRESGTSMASPNAAGIVALLLSALKQDYPNWFPTQGLIKRALRMSATYMENYILIEQGGGIINVKNAYKLLRKWKESGFADNFQEYTISTESPNYPDGRGSTAFWRSNYFPQDEDRQEFIVVRNSSLLGDTTDFFRVYNLTSTADWLSTIQKNVYIKNTQSAKIDCIYDKDKLKEPGIYCGKIISKRIQYSDNNIYDGFEFELLNTIIVPYKFSPEKDFIVNTPKCKLDPGLSKRFYFSVPSGAIGLKFNLIVDKGSQSNVLGKVINSTGQNVGYIPQAKGNDRFISTSFISTSELGTGIIEIVVNSDAYQGKGDVSEFSLKVESIMLETKISVVKNKLNDEILVKYKNTGTIPLDIDASYTVKGYSKTTYEVVNKDTFSMPLQMRKEDGAIWVSVKFDDLDYMKTTDIITEIIDSNGEIQSKETYNQNEEWMFVPNFTKQNVKLKLRLTIGAANYSTVNHYKLQINEKHVRPDEPKKIGSYGLTKLYPNIEREIRSDFKAIPSPEGFKPLYELKLKFPNEDQSFQYEFTE